A stretch of Carboxydothermus pertinax DNA encodes these proteins:
- the rnr gene encoding ribonuclease R encodes MREKILEYLIKANAPQYLDKIIEGLGLTDVSEIKKLIAALRDLEKEGEVYVTKAGKYGLPEQMNMVRGKIQGHPKGFAFLIPEDREKQDVFISPTNLKGAMHNDRVLVRYLPFSDGNRPEGEVVKILERANKTVVGSFYRRRHYGLVEPDDERITSAIIVPPGKKGVRVKDGEKVVVEITAYPKKGELPEGKIVEVLGDPEDPETRLNAIIKKYGLLDAFKTETIKEAKAVSSEIGPEELKGRRDLRGEMIVTIDDEDAKDLDDAVSLVKLSNGNYQLGVHIADVSYYVREGSALDKEALERGTSVYLAGKVLPMLPPELSNGICSLNPQVDRLTLSVVMEITPAGEVVSHEIFPSVIKTRARLTYTIVKKAVLDKDPKAREELGDLVLMLEEMANLAMILRKRRLERGAIDFDLPEAKVILDDKGEVVDIVRRERNIAHQLIEEFMLITNETVAERFFWQEVPFLYRIHEDPDEGKIQSLKEFLRLFGYNLKGGRDGKYHPREFQRLLEKVAGRKEERVINAVMLRSMKQARYSAERIWHFGLAAEYYTHFTSPIRRYPDLMIHRIIREVLEGKLTPRREAKLAKILPKVAKHSSEMERRAMEAERESVEMRMVEFMAGKEGTEYDAIISGVTSYGFFVQLPNLIEGLVRVSSLEDDYYLYDEKSYALIGRRTKKVFRLGDEVRVRVIKVNTVSREIDFVLVSKKGESPNTRESAEEILERIVK; translated from the coding sequence ATGAGAGAAAAAATTTTGGAGTATTTAATAAAAGCTAATGCTCCGCAGTACCTCGATAAAATCATCGAAGGTCTTGGCCTTACTGATGTTTCGGAAATAAAAAAATTGATTGCGGCTTTAAGAGATTTGGAAAAAGAAGGAGAAGTGTATGTAACAAAGGCCGGTAAATATGGTCTTCCCGAGCAAATGAACATGGTGCGTGGAAAGATTCAGGGGCATCCGAAAGGATTTGCCTTTTTAATTCCCGAGGACCGGGAAAAGCAGGATGTATTTATTTCTCCCACCAATTTAAAAGGAGCCATGCACAACGATCGGGTGTTGGTAAGATATCTTCCTTTTTCCGATGGTAACCGTCCGGAGGGAGAAGTGGTAAAAATTTTAGAGCGGGCCAATAAAACAGTGGTAGGAAGTTTTTACCGCCGGCGCCACTACGGATTGGTGGAACCGGATGATGAGCGGATTACCAGTGCCATTATTGTGCCACCGGGGAAAAAGGGAGTTCGGGTAAAAGACGGGGAAAAAGTGGTGGTGGAAATTACTGCCTATCCGAAAAAGGGGGAACTGCCGGAAGGAAAAATTGTGGAAGTTTTGGGTGACCCAGAAGATCCGGAAACCCGGTTAAATGCCATAATTAAAAAGTATGGTCTATTAGATGCTTTTAAAACTGAGACCATTAAAGAGGCAAAGGCCGTATCTTCCGAAATTGGCCCGGAAGAATTAAAAGGGCGGCGGGATTTACGGGGGGAAATGATTGTTACCATTGACGATGAAGACGCCAAGGATTTAGACGATGCGGTGAGCTTGGTAAAGCTTTCTAACGGTAATTACCAGTTAGGAGTGCATATCGCCGATGTCTCGTATTACGTGCGGGAAGGTTCGGCTTTGGATAAAGAAGCGTTGGAGCGGGGAACCAGTGTTTACCTTGCGGGTAAAGTGTTGCCGATGCTTCCCCCGGAGTTGTCCAATGGAATTTGCAGCTTAAATCCCCAGGTGGACCGGTTAACCCTATCGGTGGTAATGGAAATTACTCCCGCCGGAGAAGTGGTAAGTCATGAAATTTTTCCGTCGGTTATCAAGACCCGGGCCCGGCTTACCTACACCATTGTGAAAAAAGCTGTTTTGGATAAAGATCCAAAAGCCAGGGAAGAGCTCGGGGATTTGGTGCTCATGTTGGAGGAAATGGCCAACCTTGCCATGATTTTAAGAAAGCGCCGGCTTGAGCGGGGGGCAATTGATTTTGACCTTCCCGAAGCGAAAGTAATTCTGGACGATAAAGGGGAAGTGGTGGATATCGTCCGGCGGGAGCGAAACATTGCCCACCAGTTAATTGAGGAGTTTATGTTAATAACCAACGAAACGGTAGCGGAAAGATTTTTCTGGCAGGAAGTGCCGTTTTTGTACCGGATTCACGAAGATCCCGACGAAGGGAAAATCCAAAGCTTAAAAGAGTTTTTAAGGCTTTTTGGTTATAACTTAAAAGGTGGCCGGGACGGGAAATACCACCCCCGCGAATTTCAACGGCTTTTGGAAAAAGTGGCGGGGAGGAAGGAAGAAAGGGTAATCAATGCGGTCATGCTGCGGTCAATGAAACAAGCTCGTTATTCGGCGGAAAGAATCTGGCATTTTGGCCTTGCGGCGGAATACTACACCCACTTTACTTCACCCATTCGCCGTTACCCCGATTTAATGATTCACCGGATAATCCGGGAAGTATTAGAAGGGAAACTTACCCCGCGGCGGGAAGCAAAACTTGCCAAAATTTTACCAAAAGTGGCAAAGCACTCCTCGGAGATGGAACGGCGGGCGATGGAAGCGGAACGGGAATCGGTGGAAATGCGGATGGTGGAATTTATGGCAGGAAAAGAAGGCACCGAATACGATGCAATTATTTCGGGAGTTACTTCTTATGGCTTCTTTGTGCAGCTACCAAATTTAATAGAGGGACTGGTACGGGTCTCTTCCCTTGAGGATGATTATTACCTTTATGACGAAAAAAGCTATGCTTTAATTGGCCGACGGACAAAGAAAGTCTTTCGTCTGGGAGACGAAGTGCGGGTAAGGGTGATAAAAGTAAATACTGTGTCCAGGGAAATTGACTTTGTCTTGGTTAGCAAAAAAGGGGAAAGCCCCAATACCAGGGAGTCGGCCGAGGAAATTTTAGAAAGAATCGTGAAGTAA
- the smpB gene encoding SsrA-binding protein SmpB, which yields MEKVITENRKAFHDYHILEKYEAGISLKGTEVKSIRLGRVNLRDSFARIENGELWLYNMHISPYEQGNRFNHEPKRPRKLLMHKREIMRLFGKTREKGLTLVPLKLYFKGNYAKIELGLAKGKKIYDKREEMAKRDAAREIEKALRARY from the coding sequence ATGGAGAAAGTAATTACAGAAAACCGTAAGGCTTTTCATGATTATCATATTTTGGAAAAATACGAAGCAGGTATTTCTTTAAAAGGAACCGAAGTAAAATCGATCCGTCTGGGTCGGGTAAATTTAAGGGATAGCTTTGCCCGGATTGAAAACGGTGAACTCTGGCTTTACAACATGCATATAAGTCCCTATGAGCAGGGGAACCGCTTTAACCACGAACCTAAGAGACCTCGAAAGCTATTAATGCATAAAAGGGAGATTATGCGCCTTTTTGGTAAAACCAGGGAAAAGGGTTTAACATTGGTACCATTAAAGCTTTACTTTAAAGGAAATTATGCTAAAATAGAATTGGGCTTAGCTAAAGGGAAAAAGATTTACGACAAACGGGAAGAGATGGCAAAAAGGGATGCAGCCAGAGAAATTGAGAAGGCTCTTCGAGCTCGTTATTAA
- a CDS encoding recombinase family protein, translating into MRAVIYARFSSDNQREESITAQVRACSEYAKQKGYHIVKIYADEARSALTDDRPNFLRMISDAKLGLFDIVLIHKLDRFARNRYDSAIYKRELRRCGVRIESVLEQLDDSPESIILESVLEGLAEYYSRNLAREVMKGMMENALQGKHNGGLPPLGYDVDPETKKLVVNESEARIVRLIFELYAQGKSYNDIISALNQYGFKTKKGKPFGKNSIFEILRNKKYIGIYIFNRSAPKKEGKRNHHLTKAPDEIIEIPGTIPTIIDEELFWRVQSIMDKRKRNRASNKAKTVYLLSGLIYCGECGNAMIGDSSSYLTKKSKEHKKLYYYTCNYNGRTGQCNSQKVRKELVEEFVLKQLRERFFAEKAIPELAEKIYSSFTSQKKEMGKEVKYIEKELKETGRKIANLVNALANGASTVNSIVEQLKLLESKKATLEVQLQEWYLKLQDNIVTKDNIIAFLKSKKEQLDSNDPVALKSLCQEFIDKVTVNNDKTDVEFKITVVIDGGGGGN; encoded by the coding sequence ATGCGTGCTGTAATCTATGCCCGTTTTTCCAGTGACAACCAACGCGAAGAATCCATAACTGCTCAGGTAAGGGCCTGCTCTGAATATGCAAAGCAAAAAGGCTACCACATTGTCAAAATATACGCTGATGAAGCACGATCAGCGTTAACCGATGACAGGCCAAACTTTCTTAGAATGATTAGTGACGCCAAGCTTGGCCTATTTGATATTGTTCTCATTCACAAGCTGGACCGTTTTGCCCGCAATAGATATGACAGTGCTATCTATAAGCGGGAGCTCCGGAGATGTGGAGTAAGAATAGAAAGCGTCCTTGAGCAATTAGACGACAGCCCGGAAAGCATTATCCTTGAAAGTGTTCTGGAAGGCTTAGCCGAATACTACTCGCGCAATTTAGCCCGGGAAGTAATGAAGGGCATGATGGAAAATGCCCTCCAGGGCAAACACAATGGCGGGCTACCACCTTTAGGATATGATGTTGATCCGGAAACTAAAAAGCTTGTAGTGAATGAAAGCGAGGCAAGAATTGTAAGGCTTATTTTTGAGTTGTATGCCCAGGGCAAAAGTTACAACGACATTATTTCCGCTCTTAATCAGTACGGCTTTAAAACAAAAAAAGGCAAGCCTTTTGGTAAAAACAGCATTTTTGAAATATTACGAAATAAAAAATATATTGGGATTTATATTTTTAATCGAAGCGCTCCTAAAAAAGAGGGTAAGCGCAACCACCATTTAACCAAAGCACCCGATGAAATAATCGAGATTCCGGGTACCATTCCGACTATTATTGATGAAGAACTTTTTTGGAGGGTTCAGTCCATCATGGATAAAAGGAAAAGAAACAGAGCTTCTAATAAAGCTAAAACAGTTTATCTCCTCTCTGGCTTAATTTATTGCGGTGAATGCGGGAATGCAATGATAGGCGATTCATCAAGTTATCTTACCAAAAAAAGCAAAGAGCATAAAAAATTATATTATTATACCTGCAATTATAACGGCCGGACCGGACAGTGCAATTCCCAAAAGGTTCGGAAAGAGTTAGTAGAAGAGTTTGTTTTAAAGCAATTAAGAGAAAGATTTTTTGCGGAAAAAGCTATCCCGGAATTGGCCGAGAAAATTTACTCCAGCTTTACCAGCCAGAAAAAAGAAATGGGGAAAGAAGTTAAATATATTGAGAAAGAGTTAAAAGAAACAGGGAGAAAAATAGCCAACCTGGTTAATGCCTTAGCTAATGGCGCATCGACCGTAAATTCTATCGTCGAGCAACTAAAATTATTAGAAAGCAAAAAAGCCACCCTCGAAGTACAACTCCAGGAGTGGTATTTAAAGTTGCAGGATAACATTGTCACCAAAGACAATATTATTGCCTTCTTAAAAAGCAAAAAAGAGCAACTAGATAGTAATGATCCAGTCGCTCTTAAATCGCTTTGCCAGGAATTTATTGATAAAGTTACTGTAAACAATGATAAAACCGACGTTGAATTTAAAATAACTGTGGTTATTGATGGTGGAGGCGGGGGGAATTGA
- a CDS encoding ImmA/IrrE family metallo-endopeptidase, whose translation MKETSKLTESELFQLLMNNPGLFEDILAAYNVRVKLEQLDPEIDGFIYKGPKDTYFIVINQDLDGPHRLFVFIHELYHLICELSEQKIILRLARNAKEKFADREARMICRQNQSYKVAEGTTKYCAY comes from the coding sequence ATGAAAGAAACATCTAAGCTTACCGAAAGCGAATTGTTCCAGCTTTTGATGAATAATCCTGGCCTTTTCGAGGATATTTTAGCCGCTTATAATGTGAGAGTTAAACTGGAGCAGTTAGACCCCGAGATAGATGGCTTTATTTACAAAGGGCCGAAAGATACATATTTCATTGTAATAAATCAGGATCTTGATGGCCCACATCGATTATTTGTGTTTATCCATGAGCTTTATCACTTAATTTGCGAATTGTCAGAACAGAAGATAATCTTGCGATTAGCTCGAAACGCCAAAGAAAAGTTTGCCGATAGAGAAGCAAGGATGATATGCCGGCAAAATCAAAGCTACAAAGTGGCTGAAGGCACAACTAAATACTGTGCTTATTAA